The uncultured Desulfatiglans sp. DNA window TATCGCCTACGTCGGAGCGAACTGGGCCATCAAGACCCAATACCTGATCATGAGCGTGCTGGCCCTGTCCATCCTCGCCTTCATGGGAGGCGCCGCCCTCCATTTCAAAACGGAGACCTTTCTGGAGAACTGGCACGCCCCGATCCCCGCCGCGCTCTCCTTCTGGGCCCTCTTCGCCATCTATTTTCCCGCCGTTACCGGGATCATGGCGGGGGTCAACATGTCGGGCGATCTGAAGGAGCCCGGACGCTCGATTCCGATCGGAACCTTTGCGGCGGTAGGCATCGGGCTCCTGATCTATGCCCTCCAGACCCTGCTGCTCGGAGGGGCGCAGGTTAGGGACGAACTGGTGGCGGCCTCCTACGAAACCATGGCGCGACAGGCCCTTTTCGGGGCCGGCTTCCTGGTCTCGGCCGGCGTCTTCGCCGCCACGCTCTCGAGCGCAATCAGCTCATTTCTCGGAGCACCGCGGGTCCTGCAGGCCATCGCCCGCGACAGAATCATCCCCGCCATCCAACCCTTCGCTGCCGGTTCGGCCCGGCGGGACGAACCGCGGCGCGGACTCCTGGTGACCCTGGCCGTCACCGTCCTGATCATCGTCCTGAGCGGCACGGACTCGAAAGGCAGGGCCTTCGATATCCTGGCGGCGGTCGTCACCATGTTCTTTCTCTATACCTACGGCATGGTGAATCTCGCCGCATTCATCGAATCCTTTTCGGGGAATCCGTCCTTCAGACCCCGCTTCAAATACTACCACTGGCTGCCGGCCCTCTGCGGCGCCGCGCTCTGCGCGGGGGCCGCGTTTCTGATCGATCCCTTCGCGGCCGGTGTAGCGGTCGCTGCGCTCGGCACGATCTATACCTTGCTTCGACGGCGCGTGCTCCGTGTGCATTTCGGGGATGCACGCTGGGGGTTCCTCTATTCGCGGATCCGTCAGAACATGCTTCGGCTGGCCAAGATGCCGGCGGACCCGAAGAACTGGCGGCCTACCATCCTGGTGCTCATTGGAAACCCGGAAGAGAGACGGACCATCGCCCTCTATGCCTTGTGGATCGGGGCGGAACGGGGGCTGGTGACACTGGCGCGCGTCCTGGTTGGAAACCTGCAGGAATTGAAGAGCCGCCGCCTGACGGCGCTCGAACAGCTCAGGCGTTTCCTGGGTGAAAACCAGTTCGAGGCCCTTTCGACGGTTGTAGTGAGCAAGACGCTCGACGACGGACTTTCCACCCTCATCCAGGGCCACCCGTTTAACCCGCTGCGCCCGAATATCCTGCTCATGGGCTGGTCGTCGGATCCGGAGCGGGCCGGCTATTTCGTCCGTCATCTCCAGTCGGCGCTGGCCCTCGATATGAGTCTCGTCCTTGTCAAAGATAAAGGCCTGCCACGCAAAGACCGTCCTCACAGGATCGATGTCTGGTGGAGGGGGCAGAGAAACGGCTCCCTGATGGTCCTGCTCGCCCATCTGATCCACCTGAACGGGGAATGGTCCGAGGCCCGCATTCGGCTTCTCCGCCTCATACCGGACGAGGCGGGCAGGAAGCCTTCGGCCGACGCCCTGAGGGCGCTGCTCGACCGCGCCCGGATCGAGGCGGAGCCGGTTGTGCTCGTGTCACAGGCGCCTTTCCCCGATGTCTTGAAGCGGCACTCGGGGGATGCGGCTGTTGTGCTGCTCGGGTTCAATGTCCCTGAGGAAAAAGCGGCCACCGAATTTCAGGCGAACTTCGAAGGCATGTTCGCCGAGCTTCCCACCTCCTTACTCGTCTGCTCCTCAGGAGAGGCTGATGTCTTCGTGTAACAAGCAGTTGTCCGGAGATCAAAGGCCACGGCGAACTGGTCTCCAATGCCATAGAAGCGGATCCCTCTGCAAATAAATCAGGCGGTTTTCTGGGAGGCCCTGCAGACGAGGCAACACAAGCAGACAGGCAAGCTGGCGCCGATATAGGAAAAAAGGACCATTTTACGCCGGGGAAAAAATGGGGACGGCGGGGCGAATCGTTTGAGCGGCACGCGGCAGGCGAGCCGATGCTCCTCAGGGCAGCCGCCGCGTCTCTCCGTGCTGCAGTACCCAGAACACATCGCCATCCAGCCCTTTATCGGCCAGCGCCTCGGCCAGGCGGACAGGCGGCTCATACAGCGGTTCGTCGGTCAAGATAAAGGTCCCCCAGTGGATCGCCACCGAGCGGCGGGCTTCGACATCCAGGTGCACCTGCACCGCTTCTCCAGGATCCATGTGGTGATCCCGCATGAACCAGCGCGGCTCATAGGCGCCGATCGGAATGGCCGCCAGATCGAAAGGCCCCAACCTGCGGCCGATCTCCTTGAAACGCTCCGTGTAGCCGCTGTCCCCGGCGAAGAAAAAGGCGAAGCCGGGGGATCTGACCACCCATCCCGCCCAGAGGCTTTGGTTCTTGGAGAACAAGCTCCGTTTGCTCCAGTGCTTGACGGGGACCGCGGTCAGGGCCGCCCCGTCTTCGGTGTGGGTTTCCCACCACTCGAGTTCCACCACACGCTGCACCCCGAGATTTTCAAACCACCGTTTGAGCCCTTTGGGGACAACGAAAAGGGTCTTTTCGCCGCCCTTTCGGGACAGCAGTCCCTCGATGCTCCCGACATCGAGGGAATCGTAGTGGTCATGCGACACCAGGACAAAATCGATCGGGGGAAGATCCGAGAGGGCGAGACCCGGGGGCGCCACCCGCCGCGGACCCGCCCACTGCACCGGAGAGGCCCTCCTGGAGAAGTGGGGGTCCGTCAGGATGTTACGGCCGTCGATCTGAAGGAGCAGGGTCGCATGCCCGATCCACGTGACGGTGTTGACCGAGCGGTTGCCGCGCAGAAAATCCGGATCGTTCCGCGCAAGCTCGAAATGGTAATCCTCCGCCGAGGGAATGTCTTTGAACAAACGCTCCCAACGCCACTGGATGAAATCGGTGAAGCCTTTGTCATCCTTGCTGCTTTCCACACGCTGCCCCTCTGCGGCGCAGCCAGCGCAGAGAAGGGCGCCCAGCAACCACAGCATCATCCATCGACCCGCCACCCTTCGCCCTCCAAGTCCTCCGACCGCCGCGTCGAACCAACCTTTTTCACCTTCAAAGCCCTGAACGATGCTTCCACGTCAAACCGCGTGCTGTCAACAGATTCCCCGCCAGCAACCATCCCGGCAATGAACGGCGCGGCCGGGATGCGTCCTTTTCCAAATCGATCCCCATGCAAGATAGCCCTTTTTTCACAAATGGCAAGCGCCGCTCCCCTTGGATCTTTGTTGGCGCAAGACTCCGGCGCCCCGGCCTGCCGCACAAAGTTCAACCTGCCGCCTCCTACAAAGGCGTCGGTGGAGGTGCCGTCAGGGATTCAAGCCCCAAATTCCTGCAGGAGGCCTTTCATCTGCACTCCTGCAGGAAGTTCGACTCACGAGCGCATGCAGGGGCGTTTCGGCTGAGCTCTCTCCGGGGATTCATTCCATGAGCACGTGCAGAAGCGCCATCCGGATCTCTTCCACCCGTCCCGGGTCTTCCACCTTTTGGCCCTCCAGATCCCGGACGTAGAACACATCGGCGATCTGGTCCCCCTTGGTCGAGATCTTGGCGATTCGGATGTCGAGTCCGAGGCCGAAAAGCGTATGGGTGATGCGATACAGGAGCCCGATCCGGTCGTCCGCGAAGACCTCCACGACCGTGAAAAAATCGGACGCGCGATTGTCCACACGCACCTCCGGTGGGTGGGCCGGCTTTCGCTGAACGTCCAGGACCGAACGGCTCGCCTTCTCCTCGAGCCGGGGGCCAAGCGGCAACCGGCCGCTGAAAACCCCCCGCAGGTCCTCTTCGACCCTCTGCCAGATCTCGCCGGTACGGAGGGGGTCGAGCGGGTTGGTAACCCTGAAGATGTCGAGTGCGGTGCCATCCCGCCAGGTATAGATATAAGCGCTCAGGACATTGATGTTTTCGAGGGCGAGCACGCCCGCCATATCGGCAAACAGGCCTGGGCGGTCCCGGGCCGCGAAGGTGATCTCCCAGCAATCCTCCGCCTCGTCTTTCCGGAAGGTCAACGCAAAAGGATCGATCACACCCCCTCCCGCCCCGCTTTGCATCTCGAGGGCCGTCTCGACATCCCGCAGGATCTCGGCCGACGTCCTCTCGAGCAGATAGCGATGCGGCATGTTTTCGATGATCCTCTCGACGCGATCCGGGTCCATGTCCTTCGAGAGGCGCTGCCGAAGCTCGAGGCGGGTCGCCTCCATCCGTCTGGACGCATCGGCGCTGGCCAACTCGCCTCTTTCGAGGATGTGCAGAATCTTGAAGAAGAGTTCCCGCACCAGGTTCGCGATCCAGTCGGTCCAGGCGCGCGGGCCTGTCGCCCTGGAATCGGCCCAGGTCAGGAGATAGAGCATTTTGAGGCGCTCGATGCTCCCGATCCCGCGGGCGCATTGCACGACGATCTTCTCGTCGTTCAGGTCCCTGCGGGTGGCGGTTTCGGCCAGGAGCAGGTGATTTCTCACCAGGAAAAGGACATCCTCCCCGGCCTTCATCGGATAATCGAATCGATCGAGGATGGTGCGGGTGATCCGGGCCCCTCTGAAGGCATGCTCCGGACCGCCCTTCCCAATGTCATGGAACAGCGCCGCCGCAAAAAGACTGCGCTTGTCCTTTATTTCCTCGAAGATCGTCGTGAGCAGGATATCTCCCTGCTGTCCTATCCTCTTCAGACAGGCCACCGTCTGGAGGACGTGCCGGCCCACCGGGTAAATATGGTATGCGTCGAACTGCACCTTGTCTCGCGTGCGGCCGAGTTCCGGTATGAAGACATCCAGGAAGCCGGTCTCGAATATCTCATCGAGTGCCGGCTGCCCCCGGAGGGATTCCACCATGCCGAGAAAGCCCTCGACGGCCTCCGGCGCACAGCGGTAGGCATCGTCCACGAGATAGGAAAATTCTCGCACCAACCGCCGCGCCTCCATCGAAAGGGGATATCCAAGGCGGCAGCTCTCCTCGAAGATCTCCATCAGGAGAAGCGGACGGGTCAGGACGGCCATCGCCCCATCGAAGCAAAGGGCCTCCCCCTCGAGATGCAAACCCGGTCTGAGATCGTCCACGACCGCTTCCTTCGGTGAGGGTCCGCCCTTTGGCAGATGCGTTCTCAGAAAGGCCCTGTAAAGCGATTTGATCGAGGCCATCGCCGCGTGCAGCCGGCCCATGAACTGCTCGACCGCGGCCGAATGGACCCAATCTCTGAAACCCTGCATGCCGGCGATCTTCTCCTGATACTCGAAGGAGAGGCGGTCGTTCTTTCGGCCGGTCAGGAAATGGAGGAGGTTGCGCGTACGCCCGATGAGCTCCAGGTCGGCTTCGAGCGCCCGGAACTCGGCGGTTGAAAGCCTTCCCTGGTACTCCAGGTCCCGGGGAACCCGGAGGCCGAAAAAGACCTTTCCGAGCCAGAGCATGGCATGGTAATCCCGTAGCCCGCCCAGGCCCTCCTTCAGATTCGGCTCGAGGAGATAACTCGCATCGCCGTAAGTCATCTCGCGGATCCGCGCCTGATCCTCGATCCAGTGGCTGAAGGCCGACGCGCGTTTGCGAAGCACCTTGTCCTGCATCTTCGCGAGCAGGCCGAGATACAGTGGGGAATCCCCGCAGAGAAACCGCGCATCGAGCAGTGAAGTCAATACCTGAAAATCGCCTCTCGCAAGCGCAGCGCAATCCGCGACCGTCCGCACACCATAGCCGAGGTCCAGACCGAGGTCCCAGAGCGGGAAAAACACCTCGTCCGTCAAATCCTTCGCCGAAGCGGGGACCTTGCGGCCGAAGAGGATCAGGATATCGATGTCCGAATGCAGACATAAGTCCCCCCGGCCATAGCCGCCAACGGCGACAAAGGCTACAGGGCATTTTTCCTTGAAGAGCGACCGGCCGATTCGACTGTCCTGCAGGGCTCGCCTGAAGTACTGATCCACCGATTCCGTATAACGCTCCGGAAAATCCCGGCCGCATCTCCCCGCAGCCAGACCGGCAAGCAGTGCCTCCCGGCCGCTCTTCAATTCTTCGGAAGCCCGTGTCATAACCACCTCTCGCCGCTGCCGCCGCAGATCGGGAAAATGATTTCCCGGCAGAACCCGGTTTCCAAGCCGGAAATGAGGATTTTTAGCCAATATCAAGGAAATCAAGCGTTTGCGCGGAGGCGACCTGCAGGTCGCCGCACAAGCAAACGTGCAGATTGACGCCGAGATTGGCCAAAAAGACCATTTCCGGATGGAAATCAAGCGTTTGCGCGGAGGCGACCTGCAGGTCGCCGCACAAGCAAACGTGCAGATTGACGCCGAGATTGGCTAAAAAGACCATTTCCGGCCGGGAGCTAGATGGCGTCCTGTCCCCGCTCTCCGGTCCTTATCCGGACCACCTCCTCGACGGGGAGGATGAAGATCTTCCCGTCGCCGATCTGACCGGTATGCGCCTTTTCCTGGATCAGCTTCACCGCATCGGGCACCAGGTCGGCGGTGAGGACGATCTCGATCTTGAGTTTGGAGACAAAGTCCACCTGATATTCCGCGCCCCGGTACACCTCCTTGTGGCCGCGCTGCCTGCCGAACCCCTTGACCTCGGTGACGGTCAACCCCTTGACCCCCAGACCGGCCAATCCCTCTTTCACCTCGTCCAGTTTGAACGGTTTGATGATCGCCTCGATCTTTTTCATGGTTCATTCTCCAATCCCGAAAAGGTAGATTATAGGTTATACCCCGTCTCGTTGTGGAGGCTGACGTCCATCCCGCGCACCTC harbors:
- a CDS encoding hypothetical protein (Evidence 5 : Unknown function) yields the protein MVFLANLGVNLHVCLCGDLQVASAQTLDFHPEMVFLANLGVNLHVCLCGDLQVASAQTLDFLDIG
- a CDS encoding putative Na-K-Cl cotransporter (Evidence 3 : Putative function from multiple computational evidences) yields the protein MDKTEASSARDPAPGGNRLGTFGGVFTPSILTILGVIMFMRSGFVAGQAGIFQALLILLLAKSITTLTSLSISAVSTNTPVAGGGAYFLISRALGPEFGGAIGLALFLAQAVSVPFYILGFSEALVRTLPALAPYYRSIALSTGLVLFTIAYVGANWAIKTQYLIMSVLALSILAFMGGAALHFKTETFLENWHAPIPAALSFWALFAIYFPAVTGIMAGVNMSGDLKEPGRSIPIGTFAAVGIGLLIYALQTLLLGGAQVRDELVAASYETMARQALFGAGFLVSAGVFAATLSSAISSFLGAPRVLQAIARDRIIPAIQPFAAGSARRDEPRRGLLVTLAVTVLIIVLSGTDSKGRAFDILAAVVTMFFLYTYGMVNLAAFIESFSGNPSFRPRFKYYHWLPALCGAALCAGAAFLIDPFAAGVAVAALGTIYTLLRRRVLRVHFGDARWGFLYSRIRQNMLRLAKMPADPKNWRPTILVLIGNPEERRTIALYALWIGAERGLVTLARVLVGNLQELKSRRLTALEQLRRFLGENQFEALSTVVVSKTLDDGLSTLIQGHPFNPLRPNILLMGWSSDPERAGYFVRHLQSALALDMSLVLVKDKGLPRKDRPHRIDVWWRGQRNGSLMVLLAHLIHLNGEWSEARIRLLRLIPDEAGRKPSADALRALLDRARIEAEPVVLVSQAPFPDVLKRHSGDAAVVLLGFNVPEEKAATEFQANFEGMFAELPTSLLVCSSGEADVFV
- a CDS encoding putative Zn-dependent hydrolase of beta-lactamase fold protein (Evidence 3 : Putative function from multiple computational evidences) produces the protein MAGRWMMLWLLGALLCAGCAAEGQRVESSKDDKGFTDFIQWRWERLFKDIPSAEDYHFELARNDPDFLRGNRSVNTVTWIGHATLLLQIDGRNILTDPHFSRRASPVQWAGPRRVAPPGLALSDLPPIDFVLVSHDHYDSLDVGSIEGLLSRKGGEKTLFVVPKGLKRWFENLGVQRVVELEWWETHTEDGAALTAVPVKHWSKRSLFSKNQSLWAGWVVRSPGFAFFFAGDSGYTERFKEIGRRLGPFDLAAIPIGAYEPRWFMRDHHMDPGEAVQVHLDVEARRSVAIHWGTFILTDEPLYEPPVRLAEALADKGLDGDVFWVLQHGETRRLP
- the glnD gene encoding Bifunctional uridylyltransferase/uridylyl-removing enzyme: MAKNPHFRLGNRVLPGNHFPDLRRQRREVVMTRASEELKSGREALLAGLAAGRCGRDFPERYTESVDQYFRRALQDSRIGRSLFKEKCPVAFVAVGGYGRGDLCLHSDIDILILFGRKVPASAKDLTDEVFFPLWDLGLDLGYGVRTVADCAALARGDFQVLTSLLDARFLCGDSPLYLGLLAKMQDKVLRKRASAFSHWIEDQARIREMTYGDASYLLEPNLKEGLGGLRDYHAMLWLGKVFFGLRVPRDLEYQGRLSTAEFRALEADLELIGRTRNLLHFLTGRKNDRLSFEYQEKIAGMQGFRDWVHSAAVEQFMGRLHAAMASIKSLYRAFLRTHLPKGGPSPKEAVVDDLRPGLHLEGEALCFDGAMAVLTRPLLLMEIFEESCRLGYPLSMEARRLVREFSYLVDDAYRCAPEAVEGFLGMVESLRGQPALDEIFETGFLDVFIPELGRTRDKVQFDAYHIYPVGRHVLQTVACLKRIGQQGDILLTTIFEEIKDKRSLFAAALFHDIGKGGPEHAFRGARITRTILDRFDYPMKAGEDVLFLVRNHLLLAETATRRDLNDEKIVVQCARGIGSIERLKMLYLLTWADSRATGPRAWTDWIANLVRELFFKILHILERGELASADASRRMEATRLELRQRLSKDMDPDRVERIIENMPHRYLLERTSAEILRDVETALEMQSGAGGGVIDPFALTFRKDEAEDCWEITFAARDRPGLFADMAGVLALENINVLSAYIYTWRDGTALDIFRVTNPLDPLRTGEIWQRVEEDLRGVFSGRLPLGPRLEEKASRSVLDVQRKPAHPPEVRVDNRASDFFTVVEVFADDRIGLLYRITHTLFGLGLDIRIAKISTKGDQIADVFYVRDLEGQKVEDPGRVEEIRMALLHVLME
- a CDS encoding hypothetical protein (Evidence 5 : Unknown function); its protein translation is MNFVRQAGAPESCANKDPRGAALAICEKRAILHGDRFGKGRIPAAPFIAGMVAGGESVDSTRFDVEASFRALKVKKVGSTRRSEDLEGEGWRVDG
- the glnB gene encoding regulatory protein P-II for glutamine synthetase (Evidence 2a : Function from experimental evidences in other organisms; PubMedId : 2574599, 2885322, 2907369, 7866749, 8226691, 8293810, 8412694; Product type r : regulator) is translated as MKKIEAIIKPFKLDEVKEGLAGLGVKGLTVTEVKGFGRQRGHKEVYRGAEYQVDFVSKLKIEIVLTADLVPDAVKLIQEKAHTGQIGDGKIFILPVEEVVRIRTGERGQDAI